A DNA window from Arachis hypogaea cultivar Tifrunner chromosome 18, arahy.Tifrunner.gnm2.J5K5, whole genome shotgun sequence contains the following coding sequences:
- the LOC112770811 gene encoding lanC-like protein GCR2: MADRFFPNEMPRFVAEAAETTLQESATDSLTTLLSLPFQTLIAKLQASALQLKQSVVKETWGSSERHARDYTLYTGALGTAFLVFRAYQVTKNGIDLSLCSDIVKACDSASEDSSRVTFICGRAGVCALGAVIAKHAGDEKMLNYYLRQFKKIRIPRDSPHELLYGRAGYLWACSFLNRHIGKDTIPTMQMRPVVDEVMTAGRQMGHKGRCPLMYEWHGKKYWGAAHGLAGIMNVLMDMELKPDEVEDVKGTLHYMIKNRFPSGNYPSSEGSENDRLVHWCHGAPGVTLTLVKAAEVYGDKEFLQAATEAGEVVWKRGLLKRVGICHGISGNAYVFLSLYRLTGNAEYLYMAKAFACFLLDRAERLTSEGKMHGGDRPYSLFEGLGGMACTFLDMNDPKAAKFPGYEL; this comes from the exons ATGGCGGATCGCTTCTTTCCGAACGAAATGCCACGCTTTGTGGCAGAGGCGGCAGAGACCACACTTCAAGAATCTGCCACCGACTCACTCACCACCCTCCTCTCTCTTCCTTTCCAAACTCTCATCGCCAAACTTCAAGCTTCAGCTCTCCAACTCAAGCAATCG GTTGTAAAGGAGACATGGGGTTCAAGTGAGAGGCATGCAAGGGACTATACCCTTTACACTGGGGCTCTTGGGACAGCATTCTTGGTTTTCAGGGCTTATCAAGTCACCAAGAATGGCATTGATCTTAGCTTATGCTCTGATATTGTTAAGGCTTGTGATTCTGCTTCAGAAGATTCTAG CCGTGTGACATTCATCTGTGGCCGTGCTGGTGTTTGTGCTCTTGGTGCTGTCATAGCTAAGCATGCTGGTGATGAAAAAATGCTTAACTATTACCTAAGACAATTCAAAAAG ATCAGGATACCTCGTGATTCGCCGCATGAACTGTTGTATGGACGAGCAGGTTACTTATGGGCTTGCTCATTCTTAAACAGGCATATTGGTAAAGACACAATACCTACTATGCAAATG AGACCGGTTGTCGATGAAGTTATGACAGCTGGTAGACAAATGGGTCACAAGGGAAGATGTCCTTTGATGTATGAATGGCATGGGAAAAAATACTGGGGTGCTGCCCATGGGCTTGCGGGAATTATGAATGTTTTGATGGACATGGAACTTAAGCCAGATGAGGTGGAAGATGTCAAGGGTACGCTACACTACATGATCAAGAATCGTTTCCCTAGTGGCAATTATCCTTCAAGTGAAGGAAGTGAAAATGACCGGCTAGTGCATTGGTGTCATGGTGCTCCCGGAGTCACTCTTACTCTTGTAAAGGCAGCTGAG GTTTATGGGGATAAGGAATTCTTGCAAGCAGCTACAGAGGCAGGGGAAGTAGTATGGAAGAGGGGACTTCTCAAGCGAGTCGGCATCTGTCACGGCATCAGCGGGAATGCCTATGTCTTTCTTTCCCTCTATAGATTGACAGGGAATGCGGAGTACTTATACATGGCCAAAGCATTTGCTTGCTTTCTTCTTGATAGAGCAGAAAGATTGACCTCAGAAGGGAAGATGCATGGTGGAGATCGACCTTATTCGTTGTTTGAAGGTCTTGGAGGAATGGCATGCACATTCCTAGACATGAATGATCCAAAAGCTGCAAAGTTCCCAGGTTATGAACTTTGA
- the LOC112770812 gene encoding protochlorophyllide reductase, chloroplastic, translating to MALQAASLVPASFSIPKEGKGSVSLRDSTLFGLSLSDSFKADFSSSALRCKREFQQSIGVVRAETAATATPAVSKSAPEGKKTLRKGNVVVTGASSGLGLATAKALAETGKWHVIMACRDFLKAARAAKSAGMSKENYSIMHLDLASLDSVRQFVDNLRRSEMPLDVLVCNAAVYLPTAKEPRFTAEGFELSVGTNHLGHFLLARLLMDDLTKSDYPSKRLIIVGSITGNTNTLAGNVPPKANLGDLRGLAGGLNGLNSSAMIDGGDFDGAKAYKDSKVCNMLTMQEFHRRYHEETGITFASLYPGCIATTGLFREHIPLFRTLFPPFQKYITKGYVSEDEAGKRLAQVVSDPSLTKSGVYWSWNKASASFENQLSQEASDIEKARKVWEISEKLVGLA from the exons ATGGCTCTGCAAGCTGCTTCTTTGGTTCCTGCTTCTTTCTCAATTCCTAAGGAG GGAAAGGGTAGTGTGTCTCTCAGAGACTCCACTTTGTTTGGTCTTTCATTGTCAGATTCTTTCAAAGCTGACTTCAGTTCTTCTGCATTAAGGTGCAAG AGGGAATTCCAACAAAGCATTGGTGTTGTGAGGGCTGAGACAGCGGCGACTGCTACTCCGGCGGTTAGCAAGTCTGCTCCAGAAGGCAAGAAGACATTGAGGAAGGGCAATGTTGTGGTCACCGGAGCATCTTCTGGACTGGGACTCGCCACTGCCAAGGCTTTGGCCGAGACCGGAAAGTGGCATGTAATAATGGCCTGCAGGGATTTCCTAAAAGCTGCAAGGGCCGCAAAATCAGCTGGCATGTCTAAGGAGAACTACAGCATCATGCACTTGGATCTTGCCTCGCTCGACAGCGTTCGCCAATTTGTAGATAACTTACGGCGATCCGAAATGCCGCTGGATGTGCTGGTTTGCAATGCTGCTGTTTACTTGCCAACTGCCAAGGAGCCTAGATTCACTGCTGAAGGCTTTGAATTAAGTGTTGGGACAAATCATCTCGGCCATTTTCTACTAGCTCGCTTATTGATGGATGACTTGACCAAATCTGATTACCCCTCGAAGCGCTTGATCATTGTAGGCTCAATCACAG GGAACACAAACACACTAGCTGGAAATGTACCTCCCAAGGCTAACCTCGGTGACTTGAGGGGACTTGCTGGTGGCTTGAACGGACTAAACAGCTCGGCCATGATAGATGGTGGAGACTTCGATGGGGCCAAGGCATACAAGGACAGCAAAGTATGCAACATGCTAACAATGCAAGAGTTCCACCGAAGATACCATGAGGAAACCGGAATCACATTCGCTTCCCTGTACCCCGGTTGCATTGCTACAACAGGCTTGTTCAGAGAGCACATTCCATTGTTCAGAACTCTGTTCCCTCCATTCCAAAAGTACATAACCAAAGGCTATGTCTCAGAAGATGAAGCTGGGAAGAGACTTGCTCAG GTTGTAAGTGATCCAAGCCTAACAAAATCAGGTGTATATTGGAGCTGGAACAAGGCCTCAGCTTCATTTGAGAACCAGTTATCTCAGGAAGCAAGTGATATTGAGAAGGCACGCAAGGTTTGGGAGATCAGTGAGAAACTCGTTGGTTTGGCCTAA
- the LOC112770810 gene encoding LOW QUALITY PROTEIN: 2-deoxy-glucose resistant protein 2 (The sequence of the model RefSeq protein was modified relative to this genomic sequence to represent the inferred CDS: deleted 2 bases in 1 codon): MTYAAGHHQNDTADLFYESLDRLLSSSECSTSTTSDTEQEPPQHHHHKPDDGIYNYALALNNNYDLWISHPSSVSERRSSLLRHLGLAAPSPRAIMGTLPAPRRDQLTGLRQGSAGGMPRSSSDGAADPQNSVGDGVDDDDEKPCGSCSLSRSSCRCCRSCSSSSSILSIRSAVPEAGKYVNSRNRRGGSVGGGGGNGGSPWKPPSGRNGKSVDFGQNGSMVPENVAGEVVAVAAEAVASGDYNEVNEEACTIRDLDNGKEFVVKEFREDGMWNKFREVGTGRQLTMEEFEMTVGHSPIVQELMRRQNVEESHGKDNVDSIGNEGGKGNNGSKLKKRGNWLRALKSAMGTHKERRSSDERDTSSEKGGRRSSSATDDSQDNASFHGPERVKVRQYGKPCKEVTALYKSQEIQAHNGSIWSIKFSLDGKYLASAGEDCVIHVWQVVESERKGELLMEKHEDGNMNMLFVVNGSSLEPNLLSPLMDKSPLLDNHHPERKRKGRTSITRKSLSLDQLVIPDTVFALTEKPICSFQGHLHDVLDLSWSKSQHLLSSSMDKTVRLWHLSSNSCLKVFSHSDFVTCIQFNPVDDNYFISGSLDAKVRIWSIPDRQVVDWTDMHEMVTAACYTPDGQSALVGSYKGSCHLYNTSENKLQQKSQINLQNKKKKSHLKKITGFQFAPGSSSEVLITSADSRIRVVDGVDLVHKFKGFRNSSSQISASLTANGKYIVSASEDSHVYIWKNEADCRPNRSKGVTITGAYEHFHCKDVSVAIPWPGMGDAWDMHDTLSGEQTEIDNNVDEALSANHPPTPVEENFGSEGSRSTSVYSNSPRQATIAGATNSYFFDRISATWPEEKLVVAATKNRSPRISGDYSNTGSQNMSAWGMVIVTAGLRGEIRTFQNFGLPLRI, encoded by the exons ATGACCTACGCCGCCGGCCACCACCAAAACGACACCGCCGACCTCTTCTACGAGTCCCTTGACAGGCTACTATCCTCCTCCGAATGCTCTACCTCCACCACCTCCGACACCGAACAAGAACCGCCGCAACACCACCACCACAAGCCCGACGACGGAATTTACAATTATGCCCTCGCACTCAACAACAACTACGACCTCTGGATCTCTCATCCTTCCTCCGTCTCCGAGCGCCGTTCCTCCCTCCTCCGCCACCTCGGTCTCGCCGCTCCCTCGCCCCGCGCGATAATGGGGACTCTTCCCGCTCCCCGTCGT GATCAGTTGACTGGACTGCGTCAGGGCTCCGCCGGAGGGATGCCCCGATCGAGCTCTGACGGTGCCGCGGATCCTCAGAATTCCGTTGGTGatggtgttgatgatgatgatgaaaagccTTGTGGTTCTTGTTCGCTTTCTCGTTCTTCTTGTCGTTGCTGTCGTTCTTGttcgtcttcttcttccattctttctaTTCGTTCGGCCGTACCGGAGGCCGGAAAATATGTAAATAGCCGGAATCGTCGCGGGGGCAGTGTTGGTGGTGGCGGTGGAAATGGCGGGTCCCCCTGGAAGCCTCCTTCGGGGAGGAATGGAAAAAGTGTGGATTTTGGGCAGAACGGGTCCATGGTACCGGAGAATGTCGCCGGTGAGGTGGTTGCCGTGGCGGCAGAGGCAGTGGCTAGTGGGGATTATAATGAGGTCAATGAGGAGGCTTGCACCATAAGGGATCTTGACAATGGGAAAGAGTTTGTGGTGAAAGAGTTTAGAGAAGATGGCATGTGGAACAAGTTCAGGGAGGTCGGCACTGGCCGGCAACTGACAATGGAGGAGTTTGAAATGACGGTCGGTCACTCGCCGATTGTCCAAGAGCTCATGAGGAGGCAGAATGTGGAGGAAAGCCATGGAAAGGACAATGTGGATTCAATTGGCAATGAAGGTGGCAAGGGAAACAATGGTTCCAAGTTGAAGAAGAGAGGGAACTGGTTGAGGGCCTTAAAATCCGCGATGGGGACACATAAGGAGCGGCGAAGCAGCGACGAGAGGGACACCTCTTCGGAGAAGGGGGGGAGGAGGTCAAGCTCCGCCACGGATGACAGCCAGGATAATGCCTCATTCCATGGACCTGAGAGAGTTAAGGTTAGGCAGTATGGGAAGCCATGTAAGGAGGTCACAGCTCTTTACAAGAGCCAGGAGATTCAGGCTCATAATGGATCTATATGGAGTATTAAGTTTAGCTTAGATGGGAAGTATTTAGCAAGTGCCGGCGAGGATTGTGTGATCCATGTGTGGCAGGTTGTGGAGTCTGAGAGGAAGGGGGAGCTGCTGATGGAAAAACATGAGGATGGGAATATGAACATGTTGTTTGTTGTCAATGGATCTTCGCTGGAGCCGAATCTGCTGTCCCCTCTCATGGACAAGTCACCTCTCTTGGACAATCATCATCCAGAGaggaagaggaaggggaggacatcCATTACCCGGAAATCGTTGAGCTTGGATCAATTAGTTATCCCGGATACCGTGTTTGCGCTCACCGAGAAACCCATTTGCTCCTTTCAGGGACATCTTCATGATGTGCTTGACCTCTCTTGGTCCAAATCTCAG CACTTGCTCTCATCTTCAATGGACAAAACGGTGCGGTTGTGGCATTTGTCTAGCAACTCTTGTTTGAAAGTTTTTTCACACAGTGACTTTG TAACTTGCATCCAGTTTAATCCTGTTGATGATAATTACTTCATTAGCGGATCCTTGGATGCTAAGGTTCGCATATGGAGCATTCCTGATAGGCAGGTTGTTGATTGGACTGATATGCATGAGATGGTTACTGCTGCTTGTTATACACCCGATGGTCAG AGTGCACTGGTTGGTTCTTACAAGGGCAGTTGCCACTTATATAACACATCAG AAAATAAGTTGCAACAAAAAAGTCAGATCAATCTgcagaacaagaagaagaaatcacatctaaaaaaaattacagGTTTCCAG TTTGCCCCAGGAAGTTCATCAGAGGTACTTATCACATCTGCTGATTCACGAATTCGGGTTGTTGATGGTGTTGACCTGGTTCACAAGTTTAAAG GGTTCCGTAATTCGTCAAGCCAAATTTCAGCCTCTCTGACAGCCAACGGTAAATATATTGTCTCCGCGAGTGAGGATTCCCACGTGTACATATGGAAAAATGAAGCGGATTGTAGGCCTAACAGAAGCAAAGGTGTAACTATCACAGGTGCATACGAACATTTCCACTGTAAAGATGTTTCAGTGGCCATTCCATGGCCAGGTATGGGCGATGCCTGGGACATGCACGATACACTTTCTGGAGAGCAAACTGAGATTGATAACAATGTGGATGAGGCCTTGTCCGCCAATCATCCTCCAACCCCCGTTGAGGAAAACTTTGGCTCCGAGGGTTCACGATCCACATCGGTTTACAGCAATAGTCCGCGCCAGGCAACCATTGCAGGTGCCACAAACAGCTACTTTTTCGATAGAATTTCTGCAACATGGCCGGAGGAAAAACTTGTCGTGGCAGCTACAAAGAATCGAAGCCCTCGTATCAGTGGGGATTACTCAAACACAGGAAGTCAAAACATGTCAGCCTGGGGTATGGTGATTGTAACTGCTGGCCTTCGAGGTGAAATTAGAACTTTCCAAAATTTTGGATTGCCACTTCGGATATAA